A region from the Spiroplasma taiwanense CT-1 genome encodes:
- a CDS encoding MurR/RpiR family transcriptional regulator, with the protein MRSFLSKLTTIDEKDLTIKEKKIVEYIKNNLKEIVDTNMKIERMAQEAGTGYSAIYGLLKKLNIKGFRDFAISLANDAENQEINVAKNDENVVAGYINIIKQNYALIEKRSIFDTLNVIKNANRIFFCYWENLLAGPTQELSNFFYKNSYNTFLLDSDQETLRQRIKSSKENDVFIFFTRYGNSTRLDNFIEIIGKLNRKIIYISGKIANPDVTKYLSSIHTLIVDNPDQTIYKGYISHSVPFNYFNDLLIYHYLNSNI; encoded by the coding sequence ATGAGATCTTTTTTGAGCAAATTAACTACTATTGATGAAAAGGATTTAACAATCAAAGAAAAAAAAATAGTTGAGTATATTAAAAATAATTTAAAAGAAATTGTAGATACAAATATGAAGATTGAAAGAATGGCACAAGAAGCTGGAACAGGTTATAGTGCTATTTATGGTTTATTAAAAAAATTAAATATTAAAGGATTTAGAGATTTTGCAATTTCTTTAGCAAATGATGCAGAAAATCAAGAAATTAATGTTGCAAAAAATGATGAAAATGTTGTTGCAGGTTATATTAATATAATTAAACAAAATTATGCGCTTATTGAAAAGAGATCTATTTTTGATACATTAAATGTAATTAAAAATGCAAACAGAATATTTTTTTGTTATTGAGAAAATCTTTTAGCAGGTCCTACTCAAGAATTATCAAATTTTTTCTATAAAAATAGTTATAATACATTTTTATTAGATAGTGATCAAGAAACTTTAAGACAAAGAATCAAATCTTCAAAAGAAAATGATGTTTTTATTTTCTTTACAAGATATGGAAATTCTACAAGATTAGATAATTTTATAGAAATAATTGGAAAATTAAATAGAAAAATAATTTATATTTCTGGTAAAATTGCAAATCCTGATGTCACAAAATATTTATCTTCAATTCATACACTAATTGTTGATAATCCAGATCAAACAATATATAAAGGTTATATTTCACATTCAGTTCCTTTTAATTATTTTAATGATTTATTAATTTATCATTATTTAAATTCAAATATATAG
- the tsaD gene encoding tRNA (adenosine(37)-N6)-threonylcarbamoyltransferase complex transferase subunit TsaD, with product MKILAIESSCDEFSVSIMINGKIFSNIISSQIDDHAKYGGVIPELASRLHVKNFHWVLSKALKESDVKLEEIDQIAYTSNPGLIGSLIIGKLVAQTIASYLNKPIMDLNHIQGHIYAANIDEKFDYPVLALVVSGGHTQIQYIKEPLNFEIIGTTQDDAVGECYDKVARVLGLEYPGGPKIDELAQIGNSSKYTLPIPKQDGSLDFSFSGLKTASLNLINKLKLNNQEININDFCASFQKTAIASLINKLEKAIIKYNPKTLTVVGGVSANKSLRIDFFSIGKKYNINKLILPNLSYCTDNAAMIAELCNQYLMKKINIK from the coding sequence ATGAAAATTTTGGCAATTGAATCTAGTTGTGATGAATTTAGTGTTTCAATAATGATTAATGGAAAAATATTTTCAAATATTATTTCTAGTCAAATAGATGATCATGCAAAATATGGTGGAGTAATACCTGAACTTGCTTCTAGACTACATGTAAAAAATTTTCACTGAGTATTGAGTAAAGCTTTAAAAGAAAGTGACGTAAAACTTGAAGAAATTGATCAAATAGCATATACTTCAAATCCTGGTCTTATAGGAAGTTTAATTATTGGGAAATTAGTTGCACAAACTATTGCAAGTTACTTAAATAAACCAATTATGGATTTAAATCATATTCAAGGACATATCTATGCAGCAAATATTGATGAAAAATTTGATTATCCTGTTCTTGCTTTAGTTGTAAGCGGGGGGCACACACAAATTCAATATATAAAAGAGCCATTGAATTTTGAAATAATTGGAACAACCCAGGATGATGCTGTTGGAGAATGTTATGATAAGGTAGCTAGAGTTTTAGGGTTGGAATACCCGGGCGGACCAAAAATTGATGAATTAGCTCAAATTGGAAATAGTTCAAAATATACACTTCCAATCCCAAAGCAAGATGGTAGTTTAGATTTTTCATTTTCGGGATTGAAAACAGCAAGTCTAAATTTAATAAATAAATTAAAACTAAATAATCAGGAAATAAATATAAATGATTTTTGTGCAAGTTTTCAAAAAACAGCAATTGCGTCATTAATAAATAAATTAGAAAAGGCAATTATTAAATATAATCCAAAAACTTTAACTGTTGTTGGAGGAGTTAGTGCAAATAAAAGTTTAAGAATAGATTTTTTTTCCATTGGAAAGAAGTATAATATTAATAAACTTATTTTACCAAATTTATCATATTGTACAGATAATGCAGCAATGATAGCTGAATTATGTAATCAATATTTAATGAAAAAGATAAATATTAAATAA
- a CDS encoding alpha/beta hydrolase — translation MKRKNKKTFFAKINKGLIHFYNSLEFPFSPSRKIIRKQKANLKNNSNNYWVKDLLRTNQIMKKFYKRSELIVNNFEQIYAFTFKSRDGLNLSGFTYEVNPNSNKWVIACHWFSGHKNWALHHSIIFTKMGYNVMVFDFRGHGYSDNFSTTLGMKEENDLMGAVDWLKENRKIDSLALMGTSMGGFVVNFASLRYAKEFEKLNLKFIISDSTYVSVYSLILHTKNIYLKFLSKKRIKQIANKVIDKNNKYEDAFDFYDVNILKTIDKMKNPVFFPTLFFHSIDDKVTAVSDTYELIIKRKFQEDDHLIFNYCMHTQCMRIHFKIMNYKIAEFILKFNKDKTLFDKVVSDWELLVFDKKDINSIKLK, via the coding sequence ATGAAGAGAAAAAATAAAAAAACATTTTTTGCAAAAATAAACAAAGGATTAATACATTTTTATAATAGTTTGGAATTTCCTTTTTCTCCATCAAGAAAGATAATAAGAAAACAAAAAGCTAATTTAAAAAATAATTCAAATAATTACTGAGTAAAGGATCTTTTAAGAACTAATCAAATAATGAAAAAATTTTATAAGAGATCTGAATTGATAGTGAATAATTTTGAACAAATATATGCATTTACTTTTAAATCTAGAGATGGCTTAAATTTAAGTGGATTTACTTATGAAGTAAATCCAAATTCTAATAAGTGAGTAATAGCTTGTCATTGATTTTCGGGACATAAAAATTGAGCTTTACATCACAGTATTATTTTTACAAAAATGGGATATAATGTAATGGTTTTTGACTTTAGAGGTCATGGCTATTCTGATAATTTTTCAACAACTTTGGGAATGAAAGAAGAAAATGATTTAATGGGTGCGGTTGACTGATTAAAAGAAAATAGAAAAATAGATTCATTAGCACTTATGGGAACAAGCATGGGAGGCTTTGTTGTAAATTTTGCTTCTTTAAGATATGCAAAAGAATTTGAAAAATTAAACTTAAAATTTATTATTTCAGACTCTACATATGTTAGTGTATATAGTTTAATTTTGCATACTAAAAACATTTACTTAAAATTTTTGTCAAAAAAAAGGATAAAACAAATAGCAAATAAAGTTATTGATAAAAATAATAAATATGAAGACGCTTTTGATTTTTATGATGTCAATATTTTGAAAACTATTGATAAAATGAAAAATCCTGTATTTTTTCCAACACTTTTTTTTCATTCAATTGATGATAAAGTAACTGCTGTATCAGATACTTATGAATTAATAATTAAAAGAAAATTTCAAGAAGATGATCATTTAATATTTAATTATTGTATGCATACTCAATGTATGAGAATACATTTTAAAATCATGAATTATAAAATTGCTGAATTTATTTTAAAATTTAATAAAGATAAAACATTATTTGATAAAGTAGTTAGTGATTGAGAGCTTTTAGTTTTTGATAAAAAAGATATAAATTCAATAAAGTTAAAATAA
- a CDS encoding type I phosphomannose isomerase catalytic subunit: MALDNKIIKLSPFFSKKIWGGNKLKELGFNIPSDDIGEAWVISAHENGMSFLKSNKNISFKNFFEENRSLFGNIKGDFPLLSKIITANDFLSVQVHPNDDYAIKKHNSFGKPESWYIIDCPENAKLIYGHNANNLNEFETLIKDKNWNSLLKEISVKKGDFLYVEPGKIHAITPGVIIYELQRSSDITYRLYDYDRVDNEGNARELHIKEIIDNISIPDSKDIIIKANKNLKFNCDFFSIEKIKVSQFLEWKKPENLTWYQFTVLSGNGIINKIDFKTGDSVFCVDKLESLKIEGNLEILISWIESCCYEEKK, from the coding sequence ATGGCCTTAGATAATAAAATAATTAAACTATCTCCTTTTTTTTCTAAAAAAATTTGAGGAGGAAATAAATTAAAAGAACTTGGTTTTAATATACCATCAGATGACATAGGAGAAGCATGAGTTATTTCAGCACATGAAAATGGAATGTCCTTTTTGAAATCAAATAAAAATATTTCTTTTAAAAATTTTTTTGAGGAAAATAGAAGCTTGTTTGGAAATATAAAAGGTGATTTTCCTTTACTTTCTAAGATAATAACAGCTAATGATTTTTTATCAGTTCAAGTTCATCCAAATGATGATTATGCTATTAAAAAACATAATTCTTTTGGTAAACCAGAAAGTTGATATATTATTGATTGCCCAGAAAATGCTAAGTTAATTTATGGACATAATGCAAATAATTTAAATGAATTTGAAACTTTAATTAAAGATAAAAATTGAAATTCTTTATTAAAAGAAATATCTGTAAAAAAGGGAGACTTTTTATATGTTGAACCAGGAAAAATTCATGCAATAACTCCTGGTGTAATTATTTATGAGTTGCAAAGATCAAGTGATATAACTTATAGATTATATGATTATGATAGGGTTGATAATGAAGGAAATGCTCGTGAATTACATATTAAAGAAATAATTGACAATATTTCAATTCCTGATTCAAAAGATATTATAATTAAAGCTAATAAAAATTTAAAATTTAATTGTGATTTCTTTTCAATTGAAAAAATTAAAGTTTCTCAATTTTTGGAATGAAAAAAACCAGAAAATTTGACATGGTACCAATTTACAGTTTTATCAGGAAATGGTATAATTAATAAAATTGATTTTAAAACAGGCGATTCAGTTTTTTGTGTTGATAAATTAGAATCTTTAAAAATTGAGGGTAATTTGGAAATATTAATCTCATGAATTGAGAGTTGTTGTTATGAAGAGAAAAAATAA
- a CDS encoding purine-nucleoside phosphorylase, whose product MKEIREVEKFLKSEFNEKIGIAIILGSGLSNLTMDLEIIKEIDFEKIPHFTKSNIIGHDSKIILAKYKEKIILALKGRFHFYEGYDISKVVLPVRVFALLGIKNLIVTNACGGISDYLNPGDIMLIEDQISMFCPSPLRGENINELGTRFPDMTEAYNKDLLEKTLDIASKNNILLKKGIYAFFQGPMYETPAEIRAYKNLGADAIGMSTVPEVIAANHANIKVLGISLITNKAAGLGGKLSHNEVLEIAQASENKLKELVKLIIEKVF is encoded by the coding sequence ATGAAAGAAATTAGAGAAGTTGAAAAATTTTTAAAATCAGAATTTAATGAAAAAATAGGTATAGCAATTATACTAGGGAGTGGACTCTCAAATTTAACTATGGATTTAGAAATTATTAAGGAAATTGATTTTGAAAAAATTCCACATTTTACAAAAAGTAATATAATAGGACATGATTCAAAAATAATTCTTGCAAAGTATAAGGAAAAAATAATTCTTGCATTAAAAGGAAGATTTCATTTTTATGAGGGTTATGATATATCAAAAGTTGTTTTACCTGTTAGAGTATTTGCATTACTTGGTATAAAAAATTTAATTGTTACAAATGCATGTGGGGGAATAAGTGATTATTTAAATCCTGGAGATATCATGTTAATTGAAGATCAAATAAGCATGTTTTGTCCATCACCATTGAGAGGTGAAAATATTAATGAATTGGGAACAAGGTTTCCTGATATGACTGAAGCTTATAATAAAGATTTACTTGAAAAAACTTTAGATATTGCAAGTAAAAATAATATTCTTTTAAAAAAAGGGATTTATGCTTTTTTTCAAGGACCAATGTATGAAACACCAGCAGAAATTAGAGCTTATAAAAATTTAGGAGCTGATGCTATTGGAATGAGTACAGTTCCTGAGGTAATCGCTGCAAATCATGCAAATATAAAAGTTTTAGGAATTAGTTTAATAACAAATAAAGCAGCAGGACTTGGTGGAAAACTAAGTCATAATGAAGTATTGGAAATCGCACAAGCTTCAGAAAACAAATTAAAAGAACTTGTAAAGTTAATTATTGAAAAAGTATTTTAA
- a CDS encoding ABC transporter permease has product MNFKLKTWVKKMKFNAQLNSSETKKTASYFKASIISILIGIILTMILISFLGANPFEFFIKTFNVVFTRNINLQNALSWFVTYSLFGLGLAIGFKIGLFNMSGSGQAIISMGITGIMLIKLFGKQPDINSANGSIIFLILITMIFVSVLLSSITGILKVFFNIHEVATSILLNWTVWYIFKWAFMRNGWNSSTPLIPSEWIELAGLKWLFPIILMTIVFVSVWLILTYTTIGYKFKLVGTQKDAAKYIGINYKKYIISATAIQGLCIGLGSFVYWCAIKRSYSLNSDVIPTIGFDAIAIALLAFNNILGILPISLLWGTLNVGMTAAIPSFSELGREISPLVFGFVVYSSTFVSLFIRFKPIEIIKFNIYYYYFDLKTRKIVQEKNIEIKKIKEEIKKIKNNNFNTDYQNLISLYNEVLQYKNNLQKMPKEISGKFLLEKNESILLWKRKMEQLKEEIKDLKLEGYDSFKHRSYKNIKTSFSLKSKRLGWNLLNPAIKELSELEDLKIKYEAEKRKLTKHKKKSIRLISIKNEKENIKKVEEKLNLKWKEIIFDLNKNKQNLNIQKKQNLKSAKEELKLFLQNKKVLSKKEFQLLKFETLMKLGEKYGCR; this is encoded by the coding sequence ATGAATTTTAAACTTAAAACTTGAGTTAAAAAAATGAAATTTAATGCACAATTAAATTCATCAGAAACTAAAAAAACAGCAAGTTATTTTAAGGCAAGTATAATTTCAATTTTAATTGGAATAATATTAACAATGATATTGATTTCTTTTTTAGGAGCTAACCCTTTTGAATTTTTTATAAAAACATTTAATGTTGTATTTACAAGAAATATTAATCTTCAAAATGCTTTATCATGATTTGTAACTTATTCATTGTTTGGATTAGGTCTTGCTATTGGTTTTAAAATTGGTTTATTTAATATGTCAGGATCTGGTCAAGCCATAATTTCAATGGGAATAACAGGAATTATGTTAATTAAGTTATTTGGAAAACAACCAGATATTAATAGTGCTAATGGTTCAATAATTTTTCTTATTTTAATAACAATGATTTTTGTATCTGTACTATTATCATCAATAACAGGAATACTAAAAGTATTTTTTAATATTCACGAAGTGGCAACTTCAATATTGCTTAATTGAACTGTATGATATATTTTTAAGTGAGCATTTATGAGAAATGGTTGAAATTCTTCAACTCCATTAATTCCTTCAGAATGAATTGAATTAGCAGGTTTGAAATGACTATTTCCAATAATATTAATGACAATTGTATTTGTTAGTGTTTGGCTTATTTTAACTTATACAACAATAGGGTATAAATTTAAATTAGTGGGAACACAAAAAGATGCTGCAAAATATATAGGAATAAATTATAAAAAATATATAATTTCTGCAACAGCAATTCAAGGACTTTGTATTGGATTGGGTTCATTTGTATACTGATGCGCAATTAAGAGGTCATATTCTTTAAATTCTGATGTTATTCCAACTATTGGTTTTGATGCAATTGCAATTGCATTACTTGCATTTAATAATATTTTAGGAATTTTACCTATTTCACTTTTATGAGGAACATTAAATGTAGGAATGACCGCAGCGATTCCATCTTTTTCAGAACTAGGAAGAGAGATATCACCATTGGTATTTGGTTTTGTTGTTTATTCATCAACTTTTGTTTCATTATTTATTAGATTTAAACCAATAGAAATTATTAAATTTAATATTTATTATTACTATTTTGATTTAAAAACTAGAAAAATAGTTCAAGAAAAAAATATAGAAATTAAAAAAATCAAAGAAGAAATTAAAAAAATTAAAAATAATAATTTTAATACAGATTATCAAAATTTAATTTCTTTATATAATGAAGTTTTGCAATATAAAAATAATTTGCAAAAAATGCCAAAAGAAATATCTGGAAAATTTTTATTGGAAAAAAATGAATCAATTTTGTTATGAAAAAGAAAAATGGAACAATTAAAAGAAGAAATAAAAGATTTAAAATTAGAAGGTTATGATTCTTTTAAACATAGGAGTTACAAAAATATTAAAACAAGTTTTTCATTAAAAAGTAAAAGATTAGGATGAAATTTATTAAATCCTGCTATAAAGGAATTAAGCGAATTAGAGGATTTAAAAATTAAATATGAGGCTGAAAAAAGAAAATTAACCAAACATAAAAAAAAGTCAATTCGATTAATTTCAATAAAAAATGAAAAAGAAAATATTAAAAAAGTAGAAGAAAAATTAAATTTAAAATGAAAAGAAATAATTTTTGATTTAAATAAAAATAAGCAAAATTTAAATATTCAAAAAAAACAAAATTTAAAGTCAGCTAAAGAAGAATTGAAATTATTCTTACAAAATAAAAAAGTATTATCAAAAAAAGAATTCCAACTTTTAAAGTTTGAAACATTAATGAAATTAGGTGAAAAATATGGATGTCGCTAG
- the deoD gene encoding purine-nucleoside phosphorylase, which yields MTPHISAQKNQIAKIVLMPGDPLRAKKIAETYLENPKLVSQVRNMLFYTGNYKGIEITVAGSGMGCPSIGIYSYELFKFYDVDYIIRIGSAGSYSENINVYDIYNVKEAFGESDFAKICAGVDSRILSSGKDLFEKIEEIAQKNEIKTFTGIAHSSDVFYRLENSVEFAKKNNLDVVEMESYALFATAIATNKQAACLLTISDSFITKEVTTAEERQNNFMKMVELALATAIEL from the coding sequence ATGACACCACACATTAGTGCTCAGAAAAATCAAATAGCAAAAATTGTTTTAATGCCAGGTGATCCATTAAGAGCAAAAAAAATTGCAGAGACATATTTAGAAAACCCAAAATTAGTTAGTCAAGTTAGAAATATGTTATTCTATACTGGAAATTATAAAGGAATTGAAATAACAGTTGCTGGTAGTGGGATGGGATGTCCAAGCATAGGAATTTATTCATATGAATTATTTAAATTTTATGATGTAGATTATATTATTAGAATTGGTTCAGCAGGAAGTTATTCAGAAAATATTAATGTATATGATATATATAATGTAAAAGAAGCTTTTGGAGAAAGTGATTTTGCAAAAATTTGTGCAGGAGTGGATTCAAGAATATTATCATCTGGAAAAGATTTATTTGAAAAAATTGAAGAAATTGCTCAGAAAAATGAAATTAAAACTTTTACAGGTATAGCTCATTCTTCAGATGTTTTTTATAGATTAGAAAATTCTGTTGAATTTGCAAAAAAAAATAATTTGGATGTTGTGGAAATGGAATCATATGCACTTTTTGCGACTGCAATTGCAACAAATAAACAAGCTGCTTGTTTATTAACTATTTCTGATAGTTTTATTACAAAAGAAGTTACAACTGCTGAAGAAAGACAAAATAATTTTATGAAAATGGTAGAATTAGCTTTAGCGACTGCAATTGAATTATAA
- a CDS encoding ABC transporter permease has protein sequence MDVASLFQYTAEFFIILSLAALAGMISERAGVVNVAIEGFMTLGAFLISTFGSLTYSQNNNWIQIIWFIVILAIGAVISLMHSFVSIKLKCDQIISGTAINLFMQGFALFMVTSGVIGGDKNFIDGKWKYITFGNQSIFTFYLLITILITAILGCYFSFTRTGNRHIAAGENPNALDAVGISVIKYRYFAVAASGAVASLAGALFVILIRISSFYGSVDGFGFIGLALMIIGQWRVKFITLFSLFFAFIFAFVRISPISLGLPAFFSQNGILLQAFPFILSLVTMVAISKFSRPPAANGKHFDKSKR, from the coding sequence ATGGATGTCGCTAGTTTATTTCAATATACAGCTGAGTTTTTTATAATTTTATCTTTAGCAGCACTTGCAGGTATGATTTCTGAAAGAGCTGGAGTTGTTAATGTTGCAATTGAAGGTTTTATGACATTAGGAGCATTTCTTATTTCTACTTTTGGAAGTTTAACATATAGTCAAAATAATAATTGAATTCAAATAATTTGATTTATTGTAATTTTGGCAATTGGGGCAGTAATTTCATTAATGCATTCTTTTGTTTCAATAAAATTAAAGTGTGATCAGATTATTTCTGGAACAGCAATAAATTTATTTATGCAAGGTTTTGCACTTTTTATGGTAACTTCTGGTGTAATTGGAGGAGATAAAAATTTTATTGATGGTAAATGAAAATATATAACATTTGGCAATCAATCAATTTTTACCTTCTATTTATTAATTACAATTTTAATAACTGCAATTTTAGGATGCTACTTTTCATTTACAAGAACAGGAAATAGACATATAGCTGCAGGGGAAAATCCAAACGCACTTGATGCTGTAGGTATTTCTGTTATTAAATATAGATATTTTGCAGTTGCGGCCTCGGGCGCAGTTGCATCATTGGCAGGAGCATTATTTGTTATATTAATAAGAATTTCTTCATTTTATGGTTCAGTTGATGGTTTTGGTTTTATTGGTTTGGCATTAATGATTATTGGGCAGTGAAGAGTTAAGTTTATTACATTATTTTCCTTATTCTTTGCATTTATTTTTGCTTTTGTAAGAATTTCTCCAATAAGTTTAGGCCTTCCAGCCTTTTTCTCTCAAAATGGAATTTTACTTCAGGCATTTCCATTTATACTTTCACTTGTAACAATGGTGGCCATTTCTAAATTTAGTAGACCACCAGCTGCAAATGGAAAACATTTTGATAAATCTAAAAGGTAA